One genomic segment of Fusobacterium nucleatum includes these proteins:
- the pbpC gene encoding penicillin-binding protein 1C: MLKNINFKKVIIFFITLFILLFIYLIKVYITYDPKKLVEEINYSKVILDRKGEILSVFLNNEEEFHIKYDGEVPETLKTAVINYEDKKFYSHSGVDYPRILKSFFNNITGGKKMGASTISMQVIKLLEPKKRTYFNKLVEVVKAYKLESEFSKEEILKIYLNNVPYGSNIVGYSGAIKMYFNKEVKDLSYAEATLLAVLPNSPGILNLKKNNDKLETKRNRLLKILLDRKLIDERQYKFSLLEKFPNKIYYYEKKAPQFSIFLKNRYPEKIIKSTLDYNLQKKLEKIVHDYSNAMKDVGINNAAVLVVNNKTKEVLAYVASQDFYDKRNNGEIDGLQAKRSPASLLKPFLFALSIDDGLIVPDSIYPDVPIYFGNFYPKNSTNTFTGMVKIEEALIKSLNIPFVKLLSDYGVDRFYYFLENNDNYPEDRFDKYGLSLILGTREMRPVDIAKLYMGLANYGKVSNLKYTLTEDKPKEYQQFSRGASYLTLDTLSKVVRPGNENLYSEQRPISWKTGTSYGMKDAWSVGVSPDYTVLVWLGNFNQKSIFSLSGVETAGNLLFKVFNIVDINSRTFEKPTDDLKEIEIDEKTGYRKFYDVESKKVLYPKNAKLLRISPYYKKIFVDEDNIEIDSRSPNFDKRKEKIVIEYPIEVSNYFFLNGIRENKNVKIAYPVQNLNIFVPKDFDGYKKVVMKLYNPNNEYVYWYLDEDYVGYSNEKEKFFELDIGKHKLTIVTENGAREEVKFNINKR; the protein is encoded by the coding sequence ATGTTAAAAAATATTAATTTTAAGAAAGTGATTATTTTTTTCATAACTCTTTTTATATTGCTTTTTATTTATTTGATAAAGGTATATATAACTTATGACCCAAAAAAATTAGTAGAAGAAATCAATTATAGTAAAGTTATTTTAGATAGAAAAGGTGAAATTTTATCTGTATTTTTAAATAATGAAGAAGAATTTCATATAAAATATGATGGAGAAGTTCCTGAAACTCTTAAAACAGCAGTTATTAATTATGAAGATAAAAAGTTTTATTCACATTCAGGTGTAGATTATCCTAGAATATTAAAATCATTTTTTAATAATATAACAGGTGGAAAAAAAATGGGAGCAAGTACAATAAGTATGCAAGTTATAAAGTTACTTGAGCCTAAAAAAAGAACATACTTTAATAAATTGGTGGAAGTCGTCAAAGCATATAAATTAGAAAGTGAATTTTCAAAAGAAGAAATTTTAAAAATTTACTTAAACAATGTTCCTTATGGTTCAAATATAGTTGGATATTCTGGGGCAATAAAGATGTATTTTAATAAAGAAGTAAAAGATTTAAGTTATGCAGAAGCAACACTTTTAGCAGTTTTACCAAATTCACCTGGAATTTTAAATTTGAAAAAGAATAATGATAAACTTGAAACTAAAAGAAATAGACTTTTAAAAATTTTATTAGATAGAAAGTTAATAGATGAAAGGCAATATAAATTTAGTTTGCTTGAAAAATTTCCTAATAAAATTTATTATTATGAGAAAAAGGCACCACAATTTTCTATATTTTTGAAAAATAGATATCCTGAAAAAATTATAAAGTCAACTTTGGACTATAATTTACAAAAGAAATTAGAAAAAATTGTACACGATTATTCAAATGCGATGAAAGATGTGGGAATAAATAATGCAGCTGTCTTAGTTGTAAATAATAAAACTAAGGAAGTTCTTGCCTATGTTGCTTCACAAGATTTTTATGATAAAAGAAATAATGGTGAAATTGATGGTTTACAAGCTAAAAGGTCTCCTGCCTCACTTTTAAAACCATTTCTTTTTGCCTTGTCAATAGATGATGGACTTATAGTTCCAGATAGTATTTATCCAGATGTACCAATATATTTTGGGAATTTTTATCCTAAAAATTCAACCAATACTTTTACAGGTATGGTAAAAATAGAAGAGGCACTTATAAAATCTTTAAATATACCTTTTGTTAAATTATTGTCAGATTATGGAGTAGATAGATTTTATTATTTCTTAGAAAATAATGATAATTATCCAGAAGATAGATTTGACAAATATGGACTTTCTTTAATCTTGGGAACAAGAGAGATGAGACCTGTTGATATAGCAAAATTGTATATGGGACTTGCAAACTATGGAAAGGTATCAAATTTAAAATATACTTTGACAGAAGATAAACCAAAAGAATATCAACAATTTTCTAGGGGAGCAAGTTATTTAACACTTGATACTTTATCTAAGGTTGTAAGACCGGGAAATGAAAATCTATATAGTGAACAAAGACCTATTTCTTGGAAAACAGGTACAAGTTATGGAATGAAAGATGCTTGGTCTGTTGGAGTAAGCCCCGATTATACAGTTCTTGTTTGGTTGGGAAATTTTAATCAAAAATCTATTTTTTCATTATCAGGAGTAGAAACAGCAGGAAATTTATTATTTAAAGTTTTTAATATTGTGGATATCAATTCAAGAACTTTTGAAAAGCCCACAGATGATTTAAAAGAAATAGAAATTGATGAAAAAACTGGATATAGAAAGTTTTATGATGTAGAGAGCAAAAAAGTTTTATACCCTAAGAATGCAAAGTTATTGAGAATATCTCCATATTATAAAAAAATATTTGTTGATGAGGATAATATAGAGATTGATTCAAGGAGTCCAAATTTTGATAAGAGAAAAGAAAAAATTGTGATAGAATATCCAATAGAGGTTTCAAACTATTTCTTCTTAAATGGTATCAGAGAAAATAAGAATGTAAAAATTGCTTATCCAGTGCAAAACTTAAATATCTTTGTTCCAAAAGATTTTGATGGCTATAAAAAAGTGGTTATGAAATTATACAATCCTAATAATGAATATGTTTATTGGTATCTTGATGAAGACTATGTAGGCTATTCAAATGAGAAAGAGAAATTTTTTGAGCTTGATATAGGAAAACATAAACTTACTATTGTTACAGAAAATGGAGCAAGGGAAGAAGTTAAATTTAATATAAATAAGAGGTAG
- a CDS encoding alpha-2-macroglobulin: MKKILKLVFILSILAIAFVACKKDKQEQQNDTGQSETSQGYDGYQQVLYVNNAKFNISGDIVVLFSEELDKNQDFKKLVEVEGLDGDITIMPFINKLIIKGNFKKDNPYNVKVSKDIKGISGTSLTSDYIKYNLYLGKKEPSLSFVDSGNVLPSINNKKINFNSVNISKVKLEIVKVYTNNITQYLKLYSNEYGVNEWELKDDLGDIVYTKEYEIDSKEDQVVKNSIDLSNTIDTKGIYYVKISAIGQDSIDYDIEKYGEPNSFGYDEDVIYARAEKTIILSDIGIVANSNNSKLDLKLLNLNTLNPIPNARLEFINSKNQTLEEGTTNSNGEYKSKTNLDKVFYVLVKSGNEFNVLYLAGSKINYSDFDIGGSLDGSDLKLYTYTDKGYYRPGDEINVSLIARSKEKMNDNQPFEYSFTGPDGSTKINNEIVKESKNGFYTFKIKTDMNDLTGAWTLSIKFGGKEITQKVFIESKIANTIAIDADEDKIYSKSDIKNGAIDFKFFFKYLSGAKVDKGSVVNFDYSVIERETKSKKYKEYTFNNPSNYRYQFRNFAETTLDDGSGEVNLKLDMPDTLQNKNLYLSTIVNVSDTNGRYSTENKIFQIINRENSVGVQKVSQNDNEASVKYILLNEKTDSLVAGKKLKYRIYNKEYNWWYDYYYNDGEKSFKENIETVLLEEGEITSGSSPELLKVTKLGDGTNFIEIEDEETGHSSGVFVYKFHYGDKTHGTIENLNITADKEKYNIGDIAKIKYSGAVGSKALVTIEKDGKIIKEYWKTLTVKDNEETIVIEKDFFPNAYVSISVFQKYVDKQNDRPLRLYGSVPLMVEDKNRMLTLQVDTKTEVLPGGDLKIKLSNKENKKMYYEVFLVDEGVLRMTDYKKPDPYKFFYEKRAKLVQSYDNFSNIIERYSDKVANRLKTGGGDAEEDVLDSAMVAEKVSYKKEDMQLFGDAQRFANLTIFRGIAESDENGNAVVDVKLPNFFGTMRLFVVAVSDESYGSAEKSISVKAPVIVETSAPKVLKVGDKFTVPVTLFPIEKAIGDSEITLTYNGKTYNKKVNVKDGKSEKVLFELEAPKQVGTTKIDIDFKSSKYSYKDTINLNVDTNYPYQYSEKSIVLEPNQEFTLSASEYKDFINGSVKSKLVLSSYQKLGIEKLIKSLLDYPYICLEQISSKGMAMLYIDNLTTDPIEKNDAKNEINTIIGKLNNNYQLRNGAFAYWPGSQEEGISTVYAIRFLIEAKEKGYYVPETMFEKSKEYLNSIAMRTDVPKIEVLYLLAAIGDPNVSEMNIVFDRYYKNISVVEKWRLLAAYSKIGEKDFARKEADKLPRKAERKDGSYYADDNAEILKYYTVIYGTADAELYNSVLAIAKSDAWLTTYEKANIVQALAGDGKVSPEKKNLSFKLIVDGKEQNLELKDGEYTFRNLGVKENVKKIVIKNTSSSKLYVNSFYKGKPVKYDEKDESKNITITRKFVDMAGKEIDVKSLKAGTRFRMILTSKLANADSPDISLLQILPSGWEFDNTQTNIQSSGGDMIPVPENAEEVDNQEYGESSSSNNVNYVDIKDDRVAYFYPLYSGEDKVIEINLIAVTPGTYRLPGTKVESMYNNNYRAYLKGFEVKVKE, translated from the coding sequence ATGAAAAAAATTCTAAAACTGGTATTTATTTTATCTATATTGGCAATAGCTTTTGTAGCTTGCAAAAAGGATAAGCAAGAACAACAAAACGATACAGGGCAATCAGAAACAAGTCAAGGGTATGATGGTTATCAACAAGTACTTTATGTTAACAATGCAAAATTTAATATATCAGGAGATATAGTGGTATTATTTTCAGAAGAACTGGATAAAAACCAAGATTTTAAAAAATTGGTTGAAGTTGAAGGTTTAGATGGAGATATCACTATTATGCCTTTTATAAATAAACTTATTATAAAAGGGAATTTCAAAAAAGATAATCCATATAATGTGAAAGTTAGTAAGGATATAAAGGGAATTTCTGGAACTTCTTTAACAAGTGATTACATAAAATATAATTTATATTTAGGAAAAAAAGAACCTAGTTTATCATTTGTTGATTCTGGAAATGTTTTACCAAGTATAAATAACAAGAAAATTAATTTTAATTCTGTAAATATCTCAAAAGTTAAACTTGAAATTGTTAAGGTTTATACAAATAATATAACTCAATACTTAAAACTATATTCTAATGAATATGGAGTTAATGAATGGGAACTTAAAGATGATTTGGGAGATATTGTTTATACAAAAGAATATGAAATAGATAGTAAAGAAGATCAAGTTGTAAAAAATAGTATAGATTTAAGTAATACAATAGATACTAAGGGAATTTATTATGTAAAAATATCTGCAATAGGGCAAGATAGTATAGATTATGATATAGAAAAATATGGTGAACCTAATAGCTTTGGTTATGATGAAGATGTAATCTATGCAAGAGCAGAAAAAACAATAATACTTTCAGATATAGGTATAGTTGCTAATTCTAATAATTCAAAACTAGATTTAAAGTTATTAAATCTTAATACTTTAAACCCAATTCCAAATGCAAGACTTGAATTTATAAATTCTAAAAACCAAACTCTTGAAGAAGGTACAACTAACTCAAATGGAGAATATAAATCTAAAACTAATTTAGATAAAGTTTTTTATGTGCTTGTAAAATCTGGAAATGAATTTAATGTTTTATATTTAGCAGGAAGTAAAATAAATTACTCTGATTTTGATATTGGAGGTTCATTAGATGGCTCTGATTTAAAACTTTATACTTATACAGATAAAGGATATTATAGACCAGGTGATGAAATAAATGTATCTTTAATTGCTAGAAGTAAAGAAAAAATGAATGATAATCAACCTTTTGAATATTCATTTACAGGACCAGATGGTTCAACTAAAATTAACAATGAAATAGTTAAGGAATCTAAAAATGGATTCTATACTTTTAAAATTAAAACTGATATGAATGATTTAACAGGTGCTTGGACTTTATCAATAAAATTTGGTGGAAAAGAAATTACACAAAAAGTGTTTATAGAATCTAAAATTGCAAATACAATAGCTATTGATGCAGATGAAGATAAAATTTATTCTAAGTCAGATATAAAAAATGGAGCAATAGATTTTAAATTTTTCTTTAAATATTTAAGTGGAGCAAAAGTAGATAAAGGTTCAGTTGTAAATTTTGATTATAGTGTTATAGAAAGAGAAACAAAATCAAAGAAATATAAAGAATATACTTTTAATAACCCATCAAATTATAGATATCAATTTAGAAACTTTGCTGAAACAACATTAGATGATGGTTCAGGAGAAGTTAATTTAAAATTAGATATGCCAGATACATTACAAAATAAAAATCTTTATTTAAGTACAATAGTAAATGTATCAGATACTAATGGAAGATATAGTACAGAAAATAAAATATTCCAAATTATAAATAGAGAAAATTCAGTTGGAGTTCAAAAAGTAAGCCAAAATGATAATGAAGCTAGTGTAAAATATATTCTATTAAATGAAAAAACTGATAGTTTAGTTGCAGGAAAGAAATTAAAATATAGAATTTATAATAAAGAATATAACTGGTGGTATGATTATTACTATAATGATGGTGAAAAATCATTTAAGGAAAATATTGAAACAGTTCTTTTAGAAGAAGGAGAAATCACTTCTGGTTCTTCGCCTGAACTTTTAAAAGTTACTAAATTAGGTGATGGTACAAACTTTATTGAAATAGAAGATGAAGAAACAGGACATAGTTCAGGAGTTTTTGTTTATAAATTCCATTATGGTGATAAAACACATGGAACTATTGAAAATTTAAATATCACTGCTGATAAAGAAAAATATAATATTGGAGATATTGCAAAGATTAAATATAGTGGAGCAGTTGGTTCAAAAGCATTAGTAACCATTGAAAAAGATGGTAAAATTATAAAAGAATATTGGAAGACTTTAACTGTAAAAGATAATGAAGAAACTATTGTTATTGAAAAAGATTTCTTCCCTAATGCTTATGTAAGTATATCTGTTTTCCAAAAATATGTGGATAAACAAAATGATAGACCACTAAGACTTTATGGTTCGGTTCCATTGATGGTTGAAGATAAGAACAGAATGTTGACTTTACAAGTTGATACTAAGACAGAAGTTTTACCAGGTGGGGACTTAAAAATAAAATTATCTAACAAAGAAAATAAAAAGATGTACTATGAAGTATTCCTTGTAGATGAAGGAGTACTAAGAATGACTGACTATAAGAAACCAGATCCTTATAAATTCTTCTATGAAAAAAGAGCTAAGTTAGTTCAAAGCTATGATAACTTCTCTAATATAATTGAAAGATACTCTGATAAGGTTGCTAACAGATTGAAAACTGGTGGAGGAGATGCTGAGGAAGATGTCTTAGATAGTGCTATGGTAGCAGAAAAAGTATCTTATAAAAAAGAAGATATGCAATTATTTGGAGATGCACAAAGATTTGCTAATTTAACTATATTTAGAGGTATTGCAGAAAGTGATGAAAATGGTAATGCAGTAGTTGATGTAAAATTACCTAATTTCTTTGGAACTATGAGATTATTTGTTGTAGCAGTTTCAGATGAAAGTTATGGAAGTGCTGAAAAATCAATTTCAGTAAAAGCACCTGTAATAGTTGAAACTTCTGCACCAAAAGTTTTAAAAGTTGGAGATAAATTTACTGTTCCTGTAACTTTATTCCCTATTGAAAAAGCTATTGGCGATTCAGAAATTACTTTAACTTATAATGGAAAAACTTATAATAAGAAAGTTAATGTAAAAGATGGTAAGAGTGAAAAAGTTTTATTTGAGCTTGAAGCACCAAAACAAGTTGGAACAACTAAAATAGATATTGATTTTAAATCTAGTAAATACAGTTATAAAGATACTATTAACTTAAATGTTGATACAAATTATCCTTATCAATATAGTGAAAAATCAATAGTATTAGAACCTAATCAAGAATTTACATTGTCTGCATCAGAATATAAAGATTTTATAAATGGAAGTGTAAAATCTAAGTTAGTGCTTTCTAGTTATCAAAAATTAGGAATTGAAAAATTAATAAAATCATTATTAGATTATCCTTATATTTGCTTAGAACAAATATCATCAAAAGGTATGGCAATGCTATATATTGATAATTTGACAACTGACCCAATAGAAAAAAATGATGCTAAGAATGAAATTAATACTATAATTGGAAAATTAAATAATAATTATCAATTAAGAAATGGAGCATTTGCATATTGGCCGGGTTCACAAGAAGAAGGAATATCAACTGTATATGCAATTAGATTCTTAATAGAAGCAAAAGAAAAAGGTTACTATGTTCCAGAAACTATGTTTGAAAAATCTAAGGAATATCTAAATTCAATAGCTATGAGAACAGATGTGCCAAAAATAGAAGTTTTATATTTATTGGCAGCAATAGGTGACCCTAATGTTTCTGAAATGAATATAGTCTTTGATAGATATTATAAAAATATATCTGTTGTTGAAAAATGGAGACTACTTGCTGCATACAGTAAGATAGGTGAAAAAGATTTTGCTAGAAAAGAAGCAGATAAACTTCCTAGAAAAGCAGAAAGAAAAGATGGAAGTTATTATGCAGATGATAATGCTGAAATTTTAAAATATTATACAGTTATTTATGGTACAGCAGATGCAGAACTTTATAATTCTGTTCTTGCTATTGCTAAGAGTGATGCTTGGTTAACTACTTATGAAAAAGCTAATATAGTTCAAGCATTGGCAGGAGATGGAAAAGTAAGTCCTGAAAAGAAAAATCTATCTTTTAAACTTATAGTTGATGGAAAAGAACAAAACTTAGAGCTTAAAGATGGAGAATATACATTTAGAAATTTAGGTGTAAAAGAAAATGTTAAGAAAATAGTTATAAAAAATACTTCATCTAGTAAATTATATGTAAATTCTTTCTATAAAGGAAAACCTGTAAAATATGATGAAAAAGATGAAAGTAAAAATATTACTATAACAAGAAAATTTGTTGATATGGCTGGAAAAGAAATAGATGTTAAGAGCTTAAAAGCTGGAACTAGATTTAGGATGATATTAACTTCTAAACTGGCTAATGCAGATTCACCTGATATCTCATTATTACAAATTTTGCCAAGTGGTTGGGAATTTGATAATACACAAACTAATATCCAAAGTTCAGGTGGAGATATGATACCAGTTCCTGAAAATGCAGAAGAAGTTGATAACCAAGAATATGGAGAAAGTTCATCATCTAACAATGTCAATTATGTAGATATAAAAGATGATAGAGTTGCTTACTTCTATCCACTATATTCAGGAGAAGACAAAGTAATTGAAATTAATTTAATTGCTGTAACTCCTGGAACATATAGATTACCTGGAACAAAAGTTGAGTCTATGTATAACAATAATTACAGAGCATATCTAAAAGGTTTTGAAGTTAAGGTTAAGGAATAA
- the recQ gene encoding DNA helicase RecQ gives MKSEALKILKEYYGYDNFREGQEKIIDAILEKRNVLGIMTTGAGKSICYQIPALIFEGLTIIISPLISLMKDQVDSLRLIGIEASYLNSTLTSDEYNKILFRIKRGKIKLLYISPERLENKFFLNFIKTVKISMVVVDEAHCVSQWGENFRRSYLRIADFVKYLSGEIQTLAFTATATPKIKVDIIEKLNIINPFIYVDYFNRDNIYFKVVDNSGLDKDLDIDSKPFIIDYLRKYKGKSGIIYCSTRKNVDDIYSYLIGFDRSVTKYHGGMSKEEREKNQKLFLDDDVEIMVATNAFGMGINKSNIRYVIHANIPADLESYYQEAGRAGRDGGPAEAILIYNEKDRDIQRYLMEKEAEGKKDKNYLNKRLKNFNKMLEYTELKTCYREYILKYFGEKMIRNYCGYCENCKKEKNIKDFSLEAKKIISGVGRAKESLGISTLANMLMGKADTKMLNKGLDKISTFGIMREDSQEWIESFINYMISEKYLVQSAGSFPVLKLGEKYKDILNGNIKIIRKKDEKIDFDYYENDLFKELNSLRKEISKQENIAPYIIFSDMTLIEMAEKKPRNRWDMLKIKGIGNQKFKSYGEKFLERIINYCMEERI, from the coding sequence GTGAAATCAGAAGCACTCAAAATTTTAAAAGAATATTATGGTTATGACAATTTTAGAGAAGGGCAAGAAAAAATAATAGATGCTATCTTAGAGAAAAGAAATGTTTTAGGGATAATGACAACAGGAGCAGGAAAATCTATTTGTTATCAAATACCTGCACTAATCTTTGAAGGATTAACTATAATAATTTCTCCATTAATATCTTTAATGAAAGACCAAGTGGATAGTTTGAGATTAATTGGAATAGAGGCAAGTTACTTAAATTCAACCTTAACAAGTGATGAATATAATAAAATTCTTTTTAGGATAAAAAGAGGGAAGATAAAGTTACTATATATCTCACCTGAAAGATTGGAAAATAAATTTTTCTTAAACTTTATAAAAACTGTAAAAATTTCTATGGTAGTAGTTGATGAGGCACATTGTGTATCTCAATGGGGGGAAAATTTTAGAAGAAGTTATCTAAGGATAGCGGATTTTGTAAAATATTTAAGTGGAGAAATTCAAACTTTGGCTTTTACTGCTACTGCAACTCCCAAAATTAAAGTGGATATAATAGAAAAATTAAATATAATAAATCCATTTATTTATGTAGATTACTTCAATAGAGATAATATATATTTTAAAGTTGTAGATAATAGTGGACTTGATAAAGATTTAGATATAGATTCTAAGCCTTTTATAATAGATTATTTAAGAAAATATAAAGGGAAATCAGGAATAATTTATTGTTCAACTAGAAAAAATGTAGATGATATTTATAGCTATTTAATAGGATTTGATAGAAGTGTTACAAAGTACCATGGTGGAATGTCTAAGGAAGAAAGAGAAAAAAATCAAAAATTGTTCTTAGATGATGATGTTGAAATAATGGTAGCAACTAATGCTTTTGGTATGGGGATAAATAAATCTAACATAAGATATGTAATACATGCAAATATCCCAGCTGATTTAGAAAGTTATTATCAAGAAGCAGGTAGAGCTGGAAGAGATGGTGGACCTGCTGAGGCTATCCTTATATACAATGAGAAAGATAGGGATATCCAAAGATATTTGATGGAGAAAGAAGCAGAAGGAAAAAAAGATAAAAATTACCTCAATAAAAGATTAAAAAATTTTAATAAAATGCTAGAATATACAGAGCTAAAGACTTGTTATAGAGAATATATCTTAAAGTATTTTGGTGAAAAAATGATAAGAAATTATTGTGGCTATTGTGAGAATTGCAAAAAAGAAAAGAATATTAAAGATTTTTCATTGGAAGCAAAGAAAATTATTTCAGGTGTAGGTAGGGCAAAAGAAAGTTTGGGGATATCTACATTAGCTAATATGCTTATGGGAAAAGCTGATACTAAAATGTTAAACAAAGGACTTGACAAAATTTCTACATTTGGGATAATGAGAGAAGATAGTCAAGAGTGGATAGAAAGTTTTATAAATTATATGATTTCTGAAAAATATTTAGTGCAGAGTGCAGGAAGTTTTCCAGTTCTAAAACTTGGTGAGAAGTATAAAGATATTTTAAATGGAAATATAAAAATAATAAGAAAGAAAGATGAGAAAATTGACTTTGATTATTATGAAAATGATTTATTTAAAGAATTAAATTCTCTTAGAAAGGAGATTTCAAAACAAGAAAATATTGCACCTTACATTATTTTTTCTGATATGACTCTTATAGAGATGGCAGAGAAAAAACCAAGAAATAGGTGGGATATGTTAAAAATAAAAGGTATTGGCAATCAAAAATTTAAAAGTTATGGGGAAAAGTTTTTAGAAAGAATTATTAACTATTGTATGGAGGAGAGAATATGA
- a CDS encoding DUF4253 domain-containing protein, with protein sequence MSNIEEFKKLYNFEFEEIKVKDYKEIEKKYLASYKEGKEKDFTPVFLVLDDVLLEKFELDMEDENTDNIMDIVKSNLEKYKNINAVEFLKKSQEENAEDYFTKKNYKYDNREKYNLELLSTLFNSTKKNKSDVILVKVPTKNPYEVLGYFGMGGYNDCPLPAEQVAVAKYWYEKYGAVPAVITYDEIEFYVENPIQTLEEAKKLAVEHYAFCYDIVEQCYGTFEKLVDGLYKNIQWYFWWD encoded by the coding sequence ATGTCAAATATAGAAGAATTTAAAAAATTATATAATTTTGAATTTGAAGAGATAAAAGTTAAGGATTATAAAGAGATTGAAAAGAAATATCTTGCTTCATATAAGGAAGGAAAAGAAAAAGATTTTACTCCTGTATTTTTAGTTCTTGATGATGTCTTGTTAGAAAAATTTGAATTGGATATGGAAGATGAAAATACTGATAATATAATGGATATAGTAAAATCAAATCTTGAAAAATATAAAAATATAAATGCAGTTGAGTTTCTAAAAAAATCTCAAGAGGAAAATGCAGAAGATTATTTTACAAAAAAAAATTACAAATATGATAACAGGGAAAAGTATAATTTAGAGCTACTTTCAACTTTATTTAATTCAACTAAAAAAAATAAATCTGATGTTATTTTAGTGAAAGTTCCTACAAAAAATCCTTATGAAGTTTTAGGATATTTTGGAATGGGTGGCTATAATGATTGTCCTCTTCCAGCAGAACAAGTTGCAGTTGCTAAATATTGGTATGAAAAATATGGAGCAGTGCCAGCAGTTATAACTTATGATGAAATAGAATTTTATGTTGAAAATCCTATTCAAACTTTGGAAGAAGCTAAAAAGTTAGCCGTTGAACATTATGCTTTTTGCTATGATATAGTTGAACAATGTTATGGAACATTTGAAAAATTAGTAGACGGTCTATATAAAAATATACAATGGTATTTTTGGTGGGATTAA
- a CDS encoding ABC transporter permease, protein MIEFFIAKKQMFERKKQSILSIVGVFIGITVLIVSLGVSNGLDKNMINSILSLTSHITVYSPENISDYEEISKDIETLKGVKGVVPTIETQGIVKYEGGIEPYVSGVKVVGYDLEKAIKTMKLDTYIIDGKIDLEDKKGVLIGNELAKATGATVGDKIKLITSEETDLEMNVAGIFQSGFYEYDINMVLIPLTTAQYITYSDKTVGRLSVRLDNPYDAQKIVFDVARKLPETFYIGTWGEQNKALLSALTLEKTIMLVVFSLIAIVAGFLIWITLNTLVREKTKDIGIMRAMGFSKKNIMLIFLIQGIILGIIGIILGIIVSLILLYYIKNYAVDLVSNIYYLKDIPIEISLKEIAIIVGANFIVILISSIFPAYRAARLENVEALRYE, encoded by the coding sequence ATGATAGAATTTTTTATAGCAAAAAAGCAGATGTTTGAGAGAAAAAAACAAAGTATTTTATCCATTGTTGGAGTTTTTATAGGAATAACAGTTTTAATAGTTTCACTTGGTGTTTCAAATGGGCTAGACAAAAATATGATAAATAGCATATTATCATTAACTAGCCATATAACTGTATATTCACCAGAAAATATTTCAGATTATGAAGAAATTTCAAAAGATATAGAAACATTAAAAGGGGTTAAAGGTGTTGTCCCTACAATAGAAACACAAGGAATTGTAAAATATGAAGGAGGTATAGAGCCTTATGTTTCAGGAGTAAAAGTAGTTGGTTATGATTTAGAAAAAGCTATTAAAACAATGAAATTAGATACATATATAATTGATGGAAAAATAGATTTGGAAGATAAAAAAGGAGTTTTAATAGGAAATGAGTTAGCCAAAGCAACAGGAGCAACAGTTGGAGATAAAATAAAATTAATTACTTCTGAAGAAACTGACTTAGAAATGAATGTAGCTGGAATATTTCAAAGTGGTTTCTATGAATATGATATAAATATGGTGCTTATTCCACTTACTACTGCACAATATATAACATACAGTGATAAGACTGTTGGTAGATTATCAGTGAGATTAGATAACCCTTATGATGCACAAAAAATTGTATTTGATGTAGCAAGAAAACTTCCTGAGACTTTCTATATAGGAACTTGGGGAGAACAAAATAAGGCTTTGCTTTCAGCTTTAACTTTGGAAAAGACAATAATGCTTGTAGTATTTTCTCTTATAGCAATAGTGGCAGGTTTCTTAATATGGATAACTTTAAATACTCTCGTAAGAGAAAAGACAAAAGATATTGGAATTATGAGAGCTATGGGCTTTTCTAAGAAAAATATTATGTTGATATTTTTAATACAAGGAATAATATTGGGAATAATAGGAATAATATTAGGAATAATTGTATCTTTAATTTTACTTTATTATATTAAAAACTATGCAGTGGATTTGGTATCTAATATTTATTATTTAAAGGATATTCCAATAGAAATTTCTTTAAAAGAAATAGCTATTATTGTAGGAGCAAATTTTATAGTAATTTTAATTTCTAGTATATTTCCTGCTTACAGAGCTGCTAGACTTGAAAATGTGGAGGCACTTAGATATGAATAA